The following DNA comes from Candidatus Schekmanbacteria bacterium.
AAAGGAAATATCGAGGGCGCCATAGAGATTTTTGGTGATAATTCTGCAGAGATCAACTTAAAGGAAAAAATAAGGGAGCTTGAAGAATTATCTTTGAATGACCCTTTGACAGGAATTGGGAATCGGAGGTATCTGGACATAAACCTTCAGATGAGGATTGAAGAATTTCATCGCTATGGCTGGAATTTTGGAATTATTATGAGTGATATAGATGATTTCAAAAGAATCAATGACAACTATGGCCATGATACGGGAGATGAAGTGCTCAAAAGAGTAGCCAAAACTTATTTAAACTGTCTCAGGCCCTTTGATGCAGTAGGAAGAATTGGCGGTGATGAGTTTCTTTCAATAATAAAGCATATAGATAAGGAAAGGCTTTATGCTATTTCAAAAAGATTTATTTCACTGATTAGAGAAACTGCTATACCTTTGAATTCGAAAAGCATTAATATCAGTGTTTCGGTGGGAGCAACAATGTCAGAGATAGATGATACTCCCCAGTCAATTCTTAAAAGGGCAGATGACCTTCTATATGAAAGCAAAAAGAACGGTAAAAACAGAATAACAATTGAATAGATATTTTTTAATTTCCTGCCTTCAACATCTCTTCTGCATGCTTCTTTGAGACTTCTGAGGTTGAATCACTTCCAAACATTCTCGCAAGCTCTTCAATGCGTTCTTTTTTGGTTAGTTTCTTGATATTTGTTAATGTTCTGTTTCCTTCAATGGTTTTTGAAATAAGATAGTGGCACGATGCAAATTTTGCTATCTGGGGAAAATGTGTAATACATAAAACTTCTCTATCCTTTGAAATATCTTTCAGTTTTTTACCAACCTTTTCTGCTGTTTGTCCCCCAATTCCGGCGTCTATTTCGTCAAAAACTACAACCGGCATTTCGTAAAATTTTGAAGTTATTGCTTTGAGTGAAAGCATAAACCTTGAAAGCTCGCCGCCAGAGGCAATGTTTGAAAGCGGTTTTAAATCTTCTCCCGGATTAGGTGATATAAGGAATGTGACTTTGTCCATTCCGCTTTGCGAAATAAATTCAGGGCTTGTGGAAAAAGATATTTTGAATTTTACTTTTTCCATATTCAAAAATGAAAGCTCTCTTTGAATTT
Coding sequences within:
- a CDS encoding sensor domain-containing diguanylate cyclase; translated protein: SGRGVGVLDPHGDLVDNILKHINDKGESLCLSKCPLSMTIEDGKSREAEVYLHHKKGYRVPVSVKISPFYDEKGNIEGAIEIFGDNSAEINLKEKIRELEELSLNDPLTGIGNRRYLDINLQMRIEEFHRYGWNFGIIMSDIDDFKRINDNYGHDTGDEVLKRVAKTYLNCLRPFDAVGRIGGDEFLSIIKHIDKERLYAISKRFISLIRETAIPLNSKSINISVSVGATMSEIDDTPQSILKRADDLLYESKKNGKNRITIE